GCAAGGATTTGTACAcaatgaaaaaatggaaagaacatCCTGAGAGGGGAGGGGATACAGCCTATACAATTCCTTTTGAGCTGGGACAGAAGACAGCAGGCAAGGGCAGTTGTGACCCTCCAGCAGTAATTCATAATGTGATACTATGCTAGAAATCCCCACCGGAGCCTTTTCTGAGGATTTCCTGTGACACAGAGTGACCCAAGTGACTTGTCTGTGACCACTGAATTTATTAACAACAGTCATATAGTCAATGGAACAAAAACAGTCACAAAACTGATCTCAACATAAAATTACATACGGGGAATCACAGGAGAGGAGCCCTATTTCTAGCGTTTGAAGAACAAGTTTTTAGACTGTAattgctttggggttttcttttttgtttttattctaaaGAGTAAATCCTTTGGATAACTTATAAAATGTTAAAGAAGTAAAACTGAGGACTCCACATCCAGAATGATGAGGATTGCCTGGTAAGATGTGCTTGGGGCACAGCTCACGTTTCAAGGCAGCCAATTATAAGATCAAATGTAAGATCTTAAGGCAACTAGTGTATCAATCTCAATGTTAGACAACTTCCATTTAGTAGGAGATCGTATTTCTGACCACTTGCCTATGTAAAACAGTGCTGTTGATGTTTGTGAAGAGCTGAATTAGCAAGCTGCAAGCCCTTGATCAATATATGCTTCTCTGGTAGAAGTGCTACACCTTCTGACCTCCAAAACATTGTAATCATAAATCCAAAGATAGGGAAAGCTCTGAGcctgctttcttttgcttttttaaagaacCCCATAGACGTAACAGCATTTTTCATTGTATTATCCTGTGTGGAGTTGGAAATTGAGTTACGCCATGATCAGTTTCAGGAAGGCTCAGCTAATGGTGCCCTCGGAAGGTTTCAGACGGGCAGAGCGGGCGTGCGCGCTGGGTGTCAGCGGGGCACGGAAGGGACGGCTGTCACCCGCGTTTGGTGACAATGGCTGCGGCGATGGCTGTGGGCCGGGCAGGGCCCCGGGAGCTCAGAGCCGgccacaggagctgccctggagcagcgCTCGGGGCCCGGcgccctgcagccccccggTTCCTGCCCGTGCCAGAGCTCAGCACACGCCGGCCACGCACAGGGCACACGGCCCCGCTCCATGTGTGGGCACAGAGCGGCTCTCCCGCCGCAGGCAGGGCAGCCCGGGCACGGCAGGGCTGCGCCATGCCGCTCCCATCGCGCCGTTccggggccgcgccgcgggTCACCTTGCCGGCCGCCCCAACGCGCCTGCGCGGCGCGCGCCTGCCCTCAGTAAAGATGGCTGCCCCCGCCTCTCTCACACGTGAGGCACGGGCGACAGCCGCTTCCGCCCGCCACCGGTCACGTGACACACGGCCCTTACGGAAGCCCGATGGGGACACGCAAGCCGCGTTTGGCGGCTGACGCGCGGAGCGCGGTGCGGTGCCGCGGTGCCTGACGCgctcccggccgggccgggctggcagCGCTCCCCGGCCTCCTTCCGCCGCACGGGTGAGTACGGACCGCCGGGGCCTGGCGGCAGCGGCCCCAGTTCCGCTCGGAGGGCTCGGCCtgcccgcggggccgcggccggccCTTGGCCGCGCTCGCAGCCGGAGCCCCTTCAGCCCGCGTGtcccccgctccccgcggccgCGGGTCCGCTCAGCCCCGGCCCCCTCAGGGCCCGTCCCGCctgccagccccggctccgggctcccagcacctcccccgccccgccccggcccctcgGGCTGtgccccgcggcccggcccggcgccggGGTCGCGGCCGGGTCGCCGGGGAGCGTTCGGTAGCGGGACAGGCGCCTGTGCCGGGGCTCCGCCCGCCCGGGCACACCCGAGCGCGAAGCGCCGAGGCCGCGAGTCCCCCAATGCCCCCGGACGTTATCGGCTGAGCCGCCGTGACCACCCCCATCAAGGCAAGGCAGCACCTACACCCCCTCAATTTCCGAATGCTTTTAATGCCGCCGCAGCGCCGTGAATGGGTGTTCCAGAAAAATGGTTGTCAGAGTGACGTTTCTGTTCTAACGTTccccagtatttttttttcttattaaaaaaaaaaaaaagtattttgtgttAAAGCATTCTGCTGGAGTAAAACAAACTTGAAAGTTGAAAGAACGCAGCCTTTGGTGGTTTGTGATCATATAGCCTTGCTCGTGTGCCATAGGTACATTTTGTGACTGTCACCCCAGTGCTAAGGCGAGGGACCAGGGTATTGCTGAAGTTCAGCACCTGTAACTGcgctctgcagagcagctctcagcggacagcctgtgcctggggctcctctccctcACATTGTTCCCTTCGTGCTTTGTAGTTCACGAACTCTCTGATCTGTACTCAGTTACAGGGCCCCAGAATAAGGTCTTTTGGGTCCTTAATTCGCATCCTCAACCTTACCCTGAgtcttcccctttttccttgTCCAAGGATAACTGGATACATTCCAAGGGAACACTTTGTAGCTTACGTGCACATGAGCAGGGGATCTGTGAAGCAGTCACATCAGGAACAGACAGTAATGGAGCTGGAGAAGATACAGTTTGGTGTGGGTTGTAAAACCTCTGTGAGCTCAGTGCTGACAGAGCTATACTGTCACCAGAGCTCATCTTCTTGTATCTGGGGCTCCACACTGTGCAGAACATTCCCGGTTGCAGCACAGATATGGCCAGTGTCTGATTATGGCCAAAATGCTGCCAAACAGTCATCCCTCACATTTGTATGCATTGCTTCGTCCTCAGCTCTTCTGTTCTTGTTTAGGAGAGGGAGGTACTCCTGTGTCTTTCTGAACATGTAATTCACTTTCTATAaccttttttatgtttttctcttgcCTTATCATCCTCtggatttctccttcctttctttcgATCATTAAATGCTGTTGATGCTCATTTGCACATCAGCCGTTCTCTACTGTCCTGTATTTGTGATTGGATTTTTATTGTCTTATCATTCTCAGACTTCTATTATCATGCCTTTTTAAGAGGTACTTAGTTCTGTAAATATCAATTTTAAAATCCCCGGTCTCCTGATTTATTATTAATGCTTTCTGTAAAATGCTTTGTATAACAAGGACATTGCAGAAAACACAACTTTGTTTTGTTCAGAAgcttcattaaaatgttttatctgCTGTTCTCTTGTAAAAAGGAGTAAAATTTGAAGTCACTTTGACAGCAAATCCAGTTCTTGGTGACACAAAGTAGACGAGAGAAGGAAGATATTGCAGTTTTGCATCTGTAGGGCCTTGGCAAGCGCTGCTAAACCCACACAGTGCTATTTAGTTTATAAATactttctgctgctgtctggcTTTGTGTAGGTTTTGCCTTGCAGCTGGAAAGCAGTTGTTGTGCAAGCAGACTTGTGTCCAAAAGCCTCACCAAGCTGTGGTGGAAacactgctgcagggcagggataCTGGAGCACTAAACTTGGAGGCAGCCAGGTGTTTCCAAATGAGAGTGAAGCAGGGAAACACCTTTTGTCGCATGTGAGAATAAGTGTGCTTAAAGCTGTTGCCAGTCGATACTCTGGGTACTGTAAGTTCTTAAAGTTTGGTCTCTCTGTTGACATTATGATTTTTATTAGATTGGGAAATGCTTTACTGATCAcaatgtttaaaatgaaaagtacCTTTGTGTTTTGTTCATGTCACTGGCTGATCAAGCAAGAGGGGCAAATCTGGCCTGTAAAATCAAAGGGCAGGGATGAAAAAACTCCATGAGAAAAGGTTAACATTTTTGAAGTGGCAGATGCTTAAGCACCTCTTGAACTGCTATAAGGTGCTTATTCCTAGTTAAATGGGttgtttccctttctttcaCTTGATGCAAAGAGTGATAATTGATACAGGTGGATTAAAGCGCAGctttaaaatactaaatacttgaagtatttcctttaaaactaattttttaagtTTACATAGACCTTTTTTAAGATTACACAGTGACCTTTTAGCCTGCTCCCTGATCACCTGTTCTCCTGCTGTGCTACAGTGACACTTGGGGATTATCGAGATGCTTTATTTGATCTGTGGCAATGGGGAGCCTTGCAAATACCACTGAGGCTGGATGGACTGCTGGTGATCACAGTCAGTCTGCGTGCATCCGTGTGTTACACGATCCACGTCCTTCTCTGTGCTTCTGTCCACTGCCTGAGGGTTATTCAAGGTTTTATTGGCAAGTGTAGAAGTGTTGCTTGTGTGGgatgctgggaagggagggttTGGGCTGGCTCACCTGCCTtgggctgctctgcactgaggcCTCTCTGCGTTCTGCACGTTCAGCTCAGCAAAATGCACACGCAGCGACAGACGTGGCCTTGCTGCCAAAAATAGTAAAGGAACGGAGTTGCAATTTTAGTGGCAAACCCTGCCTTTTTGCCAGGATGGATTACTTCATCTTGGGACCTACTCAAGCAACACCAGTCACAGATTTTGTGCTAGACTAAGCCATGCTTCACATAGGCAGGTTTGCCAGGAAAGCTACATTTACAtgttgtgtatgtgtgtgtgtatgtgtgtgtatatatatatgtctagAAACTTTGTTTTCCTATTCTAACCCTAAAAAACCATCATCTCAGTGTGAACTGTTGACAAGCCCCCCAGCTGTTGCCTGGATGAAGAGTTTCCCACAAGCAGTTCTTGCAGTTCGGTGTTTCATCTGGgagcccctttccagcccctctccaaATGCAGCTTCAGGGTGTCTCTTAACCGAGCCTTAGCCATTATCTGGGTCTGAACCATCAGCAAGGTCCACTGGCCCCTGCCCAGGTAATCACCTTCTCCCAGCTGTCTGaggtccctctccagccacccccaggcacagctctaatatttcttttcctctcgACCCTAAATCTAACTTCAGACTCCCAATTACCTTGGTCTTTGACACAACTCCCAGCAATTGCATTAATTAGTTTCTCACAGCCCAGTTTCTAGGGAACTCATCCAACCTGCTTCATTTGAAATTCCACCGCTTTTCTAGGACAATGTATATATAAAGTATTGGCAAATGTTTTTAAGTTTAAATAAAGTCttgttctctctcctcctcaTCTTGTATCAGTTCCACAAAAGTAAGATGttaatttatggaaaaatataGAAGTGAGAAGTTTAAGGAATTGCTGCACTTGGGAAGGGTTATGAATATTCTCAGTTTTCAGGCTGATTTGACAGGCTGTTGATAAGGAACTTTGTCCTTGTAAGATCTGGGTGACTGGCAGTGAGCAGGAGGCTCCTGTCCAGGCTGTGTCTTTTCTGTCTTCCCCTGCCTCAACATGCAGTTTTGTGAGACTTCAGCCATTTTCTCAACCACAAGTACACTGAATTTCTGTAAATGCAAATCAGTAGTTTAGATTTCTCACCAATCCTGAATAGATTTCCTACCAATCCTACTAATTCTTTGATGTGTTGGTTCATGTTTCTATTTCTGTCAGCCAGTGCAGGAATAGTACCTTACCTGCCGAATTTCcaggttggtttgttttgttgttttttttttttttaatttgtcatgGCTCAGTTTGAGAACCCTCAATTTGAGCATTGTCTACAGTATCACTTTGTTCTTCTTGCATTGCCTGCACCTCTCAGCACTTTGTGACTACACTTCCTGTGAATTTTACTTGCGCAGTTTGCTCCTTTAAATAAGACTCCTCAGTTATTATCTCCCACTTCCCTGGTAACCTGAACAAAGCATCTCCTGTCCCTTCTGCtgggtccctgtccctgtctgaGTGCTGGCTTGCCTTGGCAGGATGAGCGGGGCGGCGTTCCCGTCGCCGGCTGCCGAGATGGCCGAGATGAACCGGCTGCAGTACGAGATGGAATACACCGAGGGCATCAGCCAGCGCATGAGGGTCCCCGAGAAGCTCAAGGTGGCTCCTCAAAACGCTGACCTGGACAAGGGCAGCCAGGAAGGATTTCCAAATGCTAGTGTAACTATGCAGGTTCCAGAGCGGATTGTAGTGGCAGGTATGTCTGCATCACCGTGCAGGTGAAAACTTAAATTAGTTCCCCTGATTTCTggatggaaaaaatatatactgaTACGtcatttttgaaagaataaCCTGTAAAATGCTCTCTGGTTTTACACAGTTTAAACAGTTAAAGCTCTTTAACTTGGGAAGTTCTTTAGGGTCTGAAAATGTTTCATGAATAGTTTTGGTGTAGCTTATAATGGATTATAGCTGATGAATTAATTATGAACAGAAGATTTAATTGCTGATGTTTCATCTTACTATGctatttttggagaaaaaaattactgtttattGATTTACACctgatttttaataattaactGTAAGCTAAAGTAACTGTAACAAATTTTGGGGATGGACTTTTTATTTGTCATGCAAAACGTATTTGATTTTAATCAGAGTGCTAATTTTGTTAATAATCTGTCTATTATGAGTGGGCTCTATCTTACTTTAGTATTTGTGGTCATGGGCTTTACAGTGACAGATCTAGAGCTGCTGAAGCCTGCAAAATGTGTGACATGCATATATTTTATACTTTGATGTCCCCAGTCAGAGACACTGATAGGACTGCGTCTTGAGTGCTCTCACTTGCGTAACAGTTGATGTGGTTCAGGGTTACTCAGGATCATTGTCCTCAGAGAAACTGCTCAAATAAGAGTCAATGTGGTCTTTATGAGTACTTCAACGGTAGTTTTTAACATACAAGACCTGTTAAAGAAGGTTATACTTCATCATTTGGCATAAGCAGGAGAAGTTACTGCTGTGATGTCCTTTTGAACTTTTAAGCACTGGCCTTCAGGCCTCAGAACAATTTGCTTTCTATTGACAGTTGATGTTCTTGCAGGTAATAGTGAAGACATTCCATTTTCCAGACCAGCAGACCTTGACATTCTTCAGTCTACTCCATTCAAACCACTGGCATTGAAAACTCCTCCCCGTGTTATTTCTCTTAGTGATCGACCGCTAGATTTTTTGGACCTAGAAAAACCTCCACAGCAGACACCTCAAAGTGAAGAGGCCAGtacttattttgctttttccttagATGAGAAGCATTCTGCTAAAGAAAGTGAAATGACCAATGATTTCTCTACTGTGGTGCAGATCAACTTGGTGCTGACATATGttgggaaaatacaaaaatatttttattagcacTATAGTAGTTCTGTTTAGACTTTGAAGTGGCAGATGGCCCAGAATTGCCATGCTCAGCAAGCTTACTCACTACTTACAAAAATAAAGTCATAATTAGAACtactcaaaatatttctaacaAAAAAGTCCTTGTGATGAAGAGAAAGTTGCaaggttttgtttgtatttttttttttttgatttctaGAGTACCAGAAAAATATAAGATTCTTGTATTGCATATAGTTATACGTTATAATGTATGGGGTTAACTTCTGGACTTCCTAGCCAGATGATATAACACCACACAGAATTAATGAGTTTTAACAAAACTCTGAAAAACCAACTTCAAATAATGGTATAACATTGGCATTCAGGTGAATAATGGCTACTGacactttaaaaatggaaaattatttatgaagGTTCATATTCTATAGGCTTATAAAATACaatagaaatacatttatttctggtGGTGGGAAGTAATCCCAGAATGGGTAAgactggaagggaccactgGCGTTGATCTAGTCCAGCCTCCCTCAGCAGGGTCATACTAGAGCCTGTTActcaggattgtgtccagaggGCTTTGAGTATCTCCAGAGAATATTGAAAATTCTGTTAGTTTGTAATTTTGACGTCAGGTCACACAGATGGGTAACAACAGGGTTGCAGTAAGTTTGGAGCTTGATTCTACACGTACCAGCATCACATCTGTCATCAGTTGTTTTCCTGCTAATCGCTGTGAAACCCCTGGGAATGTGCCTTTGTATCCGAGGGCAGATCTGAGTGACAGTCCTGCCGAGCACAGTGCTGTGTCCTGGAACTCTCTGGCTTTGATGTGTCCTTTGCTCCCGTGCTGCAGGTGCGCTCGGTGGGAAGGCTGAAGAGGGAGCGCTCCATGAGCGAGAACGCCACGCGGCAGAACGGGCAGCTGGCCCGCAACGACTCCATGTGAGTGCAGCCCCCTGCAGGGCCCCTGTTGCAGCTTTGGGAcacccttccttcctcccttacCTCTTACTTGCTTTTCCCAACTAATGTTTCGTATGTTGTGGCAAGAACATAATTTTAACTATTATAACAccagcctttttcttcttttccatgggTTTTGTTTAGGGAGGTGACTTCTTGCAGGAGATGGGTGGAAGTGTTTGTGGCCTCACAGTTGGTTTCACCACTTATCAAGAATTGTTATTTCAGgagatttttcagtttctgagtTGGTacaatatttttccctctgaattttCAGGAAATGGCATTCTTTGTGCATCAAAATGTTCCCAATTCTCTCACTGTTAATATTGTAATGATTTTCATTCAttggagaagaaatatttttatttccacattaATATTAGAGTAAGTAATTTTTCTGTGGTGTCACTGTACTTCATGTATTGGAATCTGTGAGTATATACATCTTTTCTGACCAAAATGGCAAAGAGCACTTAGAATTGGAAACGTCATCTATTGTTAGTATCCAAGGCTGCAGTTCTTAGGGTGCCTTCTGAAGACATACATGTCTGTAAATTCTTATTAGGTATGATAGTCTTGGATTAATCATGGCTTATTCTGAGTGACAGCATCTCTCCACCTGGAAATAACAGGTTTTGCAATATAGCACTTAGGAGTCTTTTATGTATAAATTTTAATACAGCTGCCATAAGGAATACTTGCCTTAGAAAAGGCTTtaaatttaagatttaaaaGATGGGATTCATCTGTCCCAGTGTAGACTGTATATCAATATTGCTAGATCAccatcaaaattaattttcagtgacTAGAGGGAAATAAGTCCATAGCCTACTTAGGGTCTACCTATTTTTAGTCTAAAGTAGATCAAGTGAGGTATGTCCTAGAAATgcctgttttcttctgttgacATCAGGGGCACTAGCAGGTACTGTGTGTACCACATATCTGTCCACCTGTTAATTTGGCTAAAATGAAATGTACTCTGGTGAATGTTCCAGACATATTAtacttctccttctcttccagatattcatggaaatattatttcataTCTTCCCCTTCTTATTTGATCAGACTTTGGGTTCATGCAAGTTTACAGATTGCACGTGTCTAGGTGATCAGGTCTGCAGTCACACACATTACTGAGCTGGCAAAACTCAGATTCCCATCTTTAAGTGCCTGACCAGCTCAGTCTCTGGGTGTTCTGTCAGCCTCCTCAGTGTCCAAGTTCCCCGTGGTGTCACTTACCCAGTAACGTCCCATTGGACTGGACATACTATAATGTCACTTCAGAGTGGCTTTCTCTTGCCCATCTGGCAGTTTGTACATGGTACGTGCTGGAGTACCATGGTCTTCATGTGATGGGAGCTTCCTGTGGAAATATTTCTCCCTTTgatgctgccagctctgctttgccagtCTTTGTTGTATTGCACttataaggaaaaaacagtTGGTAAAGaaattcttgcattttcttGAAATGCTTTACACTTGATCCCCGTGTTAGTTTAGGCTTCCAAAAGTCACGGGCCATGCCCATGAGAAAATGCCCATCTGAGAAAAGAGTAAGATCAGCTCTGCCTGTAGTTGCTGTCAGATTTCTCTCATGTCTGGACTTCTTGAATCTGAAAATCCTAAATCTGTAAAATTCACCCGTGTTCTTTGCTGTCACTCAGTAGTTGTATATAGAATTACTGGGTTTACATGGTCTGAATGTTATTTGCTGTCACAGTATTTTAATCTTCTATCAGTCCTTCAGAGGCGTAGCAATACAATAAGCACCTGGAATCctgtaaatttaaaaagcctGTGATCAAGGAACCTATGACTGGCAGCTGGCATGACTCAGTTTATCATTTACAAAAGCCAGGAAATTATTACACACCTGGAGATTAGTTTTCCTCTCTTGATACCCACACTAGTGCTTGATAAGGTCTGTCAAATAAATCATAATTCCAATGCCAAGCACCTTCTATTGTATCTTTTTGATTGATCCAGGATCTCTTCTCTTGCTTATAAGATAAATAGCAGCTAGATGCTATTGAGCCTTCAGATCTGTGTTCTCTACTGCCCATGTAGAAGATATCCTTCTTCATTGCAGTATTCTGCACTTCTGACCTGCAGATAATCTATTTTAGTagaacttcatttttctcttgtcctCCCAGGTGCCTGTTTTCTTATGACAGAGGTTATGCTGTGTCAAATGTTAGATCATCTGCTTTGAAATCACGGAGGTTCCCAgaaatgacttctttttctGTCACAATTGCTTCTTCTGATTCAATATGATCCAAAGAAAGAAAGCACCTTGAACATGCTGTGGCACTCTGATGCTGAGTCTGACATTTCTCCCTCATCTGGGTTTTTTGTCACTCTCCAGGTGGAGAATGTGACTTTGTACCTGGCTACTCTCAGGAGAATGTTCTAGGAATTCAGATTGTAAAAACACCGTAGGCACAGTGGAACCTATGTGGTTCCCACAAATGCAGGAAAGCCAGGCCTTCTGTACTTGGTGGAAAAGTAACCTTTTGGCTCTTGTTTCCTCACAGTTTAAGCCCTCAGGACATACAGTgtaaactgcaaaaaaattacaactttCATGTAAATCTATTCTTTGCACTACAGAAAATGTAATTGTGCAGCTGTTGCCTCATTTATATCACCTTGAAATTCCTTTACCATCTGGAAATACTAATTTTCCAGTTAATTACAAGAATACAAGAAACTAGCTGCTCCTAAAGTTCTTATATCCAGTGTTGTTGGCTGAAAAAATAGTTTACTTCTGCACTCACAAATGCTGTGGTGCTCTACCTTGACAAACATCAGCTCTTTGTTTTTGTGCTTGGTTTGATTCACATCTTCAGATAGAAAAGGAAGTCCACATGGGTTGCTCGGATGCTGTGATGAAGATTGAAGAGGTGCTTGGAGCACTGCCTTTTAAAacctttgttttcaaaatatgacTGCAGTTCTCAAGTTTTAGTCTAGGACACTGTTGTCCTCCTTGGACAAAATATTCAGATGTGCTGTGTGAAATTCCAAGGCTTGACTTAAAAAGTGACAAAACCAAACATTCTGGAATAGATGGTGCAAGTGAGAGATGGCTGGGCCCCCTGTCACAGTGTTCTTGACATGCACAAATAGTGGTTTCTCTTCCATTGTCTTTCTCTTCTTGTCATCCAGTTGCATGCAGAGACAGTTCTGAGCATTCTTTTGGCAGCTGGGCTTCGTTAAAGTCAGTAATTCTCTAATGCTCTTAGAAATCCTGGGACTAACAAGTACCTGCTGGTCCAATAACTGTCCATGTAGCAATAATGACGACTCTCTAAATTACAATCCCTCTTTTTCTAAGGATGCTTACTTAAGAGATTACAATTATTATTCAAGGTGGCACAGATCAGATACTGTCccaagaaataaaatgccaCGGTTCCAGTCACCTCTTTCGACTAAGGATTGCACGTAAGCCTGAACCTTCCCTCGTGTATGAAAAGCAAGAGTGTGTATAATTCTGTAGCTCTCTGCGCTACTAATATTCTGACTAAGTACCTGTAGCTTAGAATATAAAATCTGAAACAGCTACACTGAATGTGTGGTTTCTAATTTTGCTTCAGGGTTTCTCAAACTTGGCCAAATTGTTTCCCTCTGTAAAGAGCACAGGGAAAAACACCTGACAGCcaataaaagggaaaattaaatttcaaaatagcTTTAATTTGTTTGACACTCTGTTCTTTGGCTAGTTTTGTATAGCTAGAGAAACAAAGCTTTTTGTTGGTCATTGCCAGCCAATGCTGACTGCAAGGATTCCACTTCTCTGCTGGAAATCACCAAACCACCAAGACTGCATGGAAAAGTGGGCagtacttaattttctttttgctccaGCCTTTTCCTTAGAATAACACATCTTTCTAGAGAGTTCAATTTCACAGTTTGAGAAATTCTGTTCTTGCGAGTCATGGAGGAAAAGGTGAGGGTGTGCACGTCTGTCTATgtgtttgaatttaaaataaccTTGATTAGTTAAATCTGTTTACCTCTGATTTAA
The genomic region above belongs to Motacilla alba alba isolate MOTALB_02 chromosome 9, Motacilla_alba_V1.0_pri, whole genome shotgun sequence and contains:
- the MFF gene encoding mitochondrial fission factor isoform X4, translated to MSGAAFPSPAAEMAEMNRLQYEMEYTEGISQRMRVPEKLKVAPQNADLDKGSQEGFPNASVTMQVPERIVVAGNSEDIPFSRPADLDILQSTPFKPLALKTPPRVISLSDRPLDFLDLEKPPQQTPQSEEVRSVGRLKRERSMSENATRQNGQLARNDSMWHRSDTVPRNKMPRFQSPLSTKDCTVTPSLQQARVCPPNMFPEDGINLYSARGILSFIQSSTRRAYQQVLDVLDENRRYSLSSFETTLEGTPDDMTVVDAASLRRQIIKLNRRLQLLEEENKERAKREMIMYSITVAFWLLNSWLWFRR
- the MFF gene encoding mitochondrial fission factor isoform X10 — translated: MSGAAFPSPAAEMAEMNRLQYEMEYTEGISQRMRVPEKLKVAPQNADLDKGSQEGFPNASVTMQVPERIVVAGNSEDIPFSRPADLDILQSTPFKPLALKTPPRVISLSDRPLDFLDLEKPPQQTPQSEEVRSVGRLKRERSMSENATRQNGQLARNDSIYSLSSFETTLEGTPDDMTVVDAASLRRQIIKLNRRLQLLEEENKERAKREMIMYSITVAFWLLNSWLWFRR
- the MFF gene encoding mitochondrial fission factor isoform X7; the encoded protein is MSGAAFPSPAAEMAEMNRLQYEMEYTEGISQRMRVPEKLKVAPQNADLDKGSQEGFPNASVTMQVPERIVVAGNSEDIPFSRPADLDILQSTPFKPLALKTPPRVISLSDRPLDFLDLEKPPQQTPQSEEVRSVGRLKRERSMSENATRQNGQLARNDSMWHRSDTVPRNKMPRFQSPLSTKDCTPMLRGGSAATTSSNPHHDNTRYSLSSFETTLEGTPDDMTVVDAASLRRQIIKLNRRLQLLEEENKERAKREMIMYSITVAFWLLNSWLWFRR
- the MFF gene encoding mitochondrial fission factor isoform X1, producing MSGAAFPSPAAEMAEMNRLQYEMEYTEGISQRMRVPEKLKVAPQNADLDKGSQEGFPNASVTMQVPERIVVAGNSEDIPFSRPADLDILQSTPFKPLALKTPPRVISLSDRPLDFLDLEKPPQQTPQSEEVRSVGRLKRERSMSENATRQNGQLARNDSMWHRSDTVPRNKMPRFQSPLSTKDCTVTPSLQQARVCPPNMFPEDGINLYSARGILSFIQSSTRRAYQQVLDVLDENRSLDKDNRPMLRGGSAATTSSNPHHDNTRYSLSSFETTLEGTPDDMTVVDAASLRRQIIKLNRRLQLLEEENKERAKREMIMYSITVAFWLLNSWLWFRR
- the MFF gene encoding mitochondrial fission factor isoform X2, whose protein sequence is MSGAAFPSPAAEMAEMNRLQYEMEYTEGISQRMRVPEKLKVAPQNADLDKGSQEGFPNASVTMQVPERIVVAGNSEDIPFSRPADLDILQSTPFKPLALKTPPRVISLSDRPLDFLDLEKPPQQTPQSEEVRSVGRLKRERSMSENATRQNGQLARNDSMWHRSDTVPRNKMPRFQSPLSTKDCTVTPSLQQARVCPPNMFPEDGINLYSARGILSFIQSSTRRAYQQVLDVLDENRRPMLRGGSAATTSSNPHHDNTRYSLSSFETTLEGTPDDMTVVDAASLRRQIIKLNRRLQLLEEENKERAKREMIMYSITVAFWLLNSWLWFRR
- the MFF gene encoding mitochondrial fission factor isoform X9, producing the protein MSGAAFPSPAAEMAEMNRLQYEMEYTEGISQRMRVPEKLKVAPQNADLDKGSQEGFPNASVTMQVPERIVVAGNSEDIPFSRPADLDILQSTPFKPLALKTPPRVISLSDRPLDFLDLEKPPQQTPQSEEVRSVGRLKRERSMSENATRQNGQLARNDSMPMLRGGSAATTSSNPHHDNTRYSLSSFETTLEGTPDDMTVVDAASLRRQIIKLNRRLQLLEEENKERAKREMIMYSITVAFWLLNSWLWFRR
- the MFF gene encoding mitochondrial fission factor isoform X6, which codes for MSGAAFPSPAAEMAEMNRLQYEMEYTEGISQRMRVPEKLKVAPQNADLDKGSQEGFPNASVTMQVPERIVVAGNSEDIPFSRPADLDILQSTPFKPLALKTPPRVISLSDRPLDFLDLEKPPQQTPQSEEVRSVGRLKRERSMSENATRQNGQLARNDSIVTPSLQQARVCPPNMFPEDGINLYSARGILSFIQSSTRRAYQQVLDVLDENRRYSLSSFETTLEGTPDDMTVVDAASLRRQIIKLNRRLQLLEEENKERAKREMIMYSITVAFWLLNSWLWFRR
- the MFF gene encoding mitochondrial fission factor isoform X3, whose amino-acid sequence is MSGAAFPSPAAEMAEMNRLQYEMEYTEGISQRMRVPEKLKVAPQNADLDKGSQEGFPNASVTMQVPERIVVAGNSEDIPFSRPADLDILQSTPFKPLALKTPPRVISLSDRPLDFLDLEKPPQQTPQSEEVRSVGRLKRERSMSENATRQNGQLARNDSIVTPSLQQARVCPPNMFPEDGINLYSARGILSFIQSSTRRAYQQVLDVLDENRSLDKDNRPMLRGGSAATTSSNPHHDNTRYSLSSFETTLEGTPDDMTVVDAASLRRQIIKLNRRLQLLEEENKERAKREMIMYSITVAFWLLNSWLWFRR
- the MFF gene encoding mitochondrial fission factor isoform X5, with translation MSGAAFPSPAAEMAEMNRLQYEMEYTEGISQRMRVPEKLKVAPQNADLDKGSQEGFPNASVTMQVPERIVVAGNSEDIPFSRPADLDILQSTPFKPLALKTPPRVISLSDRPLDFLDLEKPPQQTPQSEEVRSVGRLKRERSMSENATRQNGQLARNDSIVTPSLQQARVCPPNMFPEDGINLYSARGILSFIQSSTRRAYQQVLDVLDENRRPMLRGGSAATTSSNPHHDNTRYSLSSFETTLEGTPDDMTVVDAASLRRQIIKLNRRLQLLEEENKERAKREMIMYSITVAFWLLNSWLWFRR
- the MFF gene encoding mitochondrial fission factor isoform X8, producing MSGAAFPSPAAEMAEMNRLQYEMEYTEGISQRMRVPEKLKVAPQNADLDKGSQEGFPNASVTMQVPERIVVAGNSEDIPFSRPADLDILQSTPFKPLALKTPPRVISLSDRPLDFLDLEKPPQQTPQSEEVRSVGRLKRERSMSENATRQNGQLARNDSMWHRSDTVPRNKMPRFQSPLSTKDCTYSLSSFETTLEGTPDDMTVVDAASLRRQIIKLNRRLQLLEEENKERAKREMIMYSITVAFWLLNSWLWFRR